One window of the Rhizorhabdus dicambivorans genome contains the following:
- a CDS encoding SDR family oxidoreductase — translation MGLLEGKVVAIAGAGRGIGRAVAVMAAAEGARVVVNDYGSAADGAGADEGPAHEVVAEIRAAGGEAVANIASIAEPAGATSVVEDAVRNFGRIDAVVNSAGFLRDAIFHRMSHDAWTDVINVHLNGAFYISKAAALHFKEQGSGAFVHFTSTSGLIGNFGQSNYSAAKLGVVGLSTSLALDMQRFGVRSNSIAPFAWSRLIATIPTDTEAQRVRVERMKQMTPEKIAPLAVYLCSDSAKDVTGQVFGVRKNEVFLFSRPEIRRSAHRSDGWTPQTVADELIPMLQSSFHPLRRSPEVFCWDPM, via the coding sequence TTGGGTCTGCTCGAAGGTAAGGTCGTCGCAATTGCCGGCGCCGGTCGCGGAATCGGACGCGCGGTGGCCGTGATGGCGGCCGCGGAAGGGGCGCGGGTCGTCGTAAACGATTATGGCAGCGCCGCCGATGGCGCAGGCGCCGATGAGGGGCCTGCCCATGAGGTTGTAGCCGAAATCCGGGCCGCAGGCGGCGAGGCGGTCGCCAACATCGCCAGTATCGCCGAACCCGCGGGCGCGACTTCGGTTGTCGAAGACGCCGTGCGTAATTTCGGTCGTATCGATGCGGTGGTGAACAGCGCGGGCTTCCTGCGGGATGCGATCTTCCACCGGATGAGCCACGACGCGTGGACCGACGTCATCAACGTCCACCTGAATGGCGCCTTCTACATCTCAAAGGCGGCCGCGCTGCATTTCAAGGAGCAGGGCTCGGGCGCATTCGTGCATTTCACCTCCACCTCGGGTCTTATCGGCAATTTCGGCCAGTCCAACTATTCGGCCGCGAAGCTCGGTGTCGTGGGTCTTTCAACGTCGCTGGCGCTCGACATGCAGCGTTTCGGCGTTCGCTCGAACAGCATCGCCCCCTTCGCGTGGAGCCGGCTGATCGCGACGATTCCGACCGACACCGAGGCCCAGCGCGTCCGGGTCGAGCGCATGAAGCAGATGACGCCTGAGAAGATCGCCCCACTGGCTGTCTATCTCTGTTCGGATTCGGCGAAGGATGTGACGGGCCAGGTGTTCGGCGTACGTAAGAACGAGGTGTTCCTGTTCAGCCGGCCGGAGATTCGTCGCTCCGCGCATCGTAGCGACGGCTGGACGCCGCAGACCGTGGCCGACGAACTGATTCCCATGCTGCAGTCCAGCTTCCACCCGCTGCGCCGCTCTCCAGAGGTCTTCTGTTGGGATCCGATGTGA
- a CDS encoding hydroxymethylglutaryl-CoA synthase family protein produces MPGILAFGAYVPRLRLQRSAVVGAHSWFNPGLKGLGAGERSMCAWDEDTITMGVEASRDCLNGIDRTCVAKVVLASTSHPFSDRQNSVVLKEALNLPDTVGAIDVSGSQRAATSALLDGLHAVAGGAGETLCVASEKRRARPGSELELIAGDGAAALLLGPGDGVAAFVGAASTAVDFVDHFRAAGADADYDWESRWIRDEGYARIIPKTVAEALARAGLEASDVDHFVMGAPMKGVNAVVAKSCGMRSEAVCDPLASVMGEAGTAQPLILLARALETAAAGEIILVVGFGQGCDALLFRATGKADQPPAMGVSGWIARRAMETNYFKYLTFNGHLLLERGMRAEFDQKTALTALYRNRKAVLALVGGRCTETGTVQFPKSAVSVAQDVRAVLTQEDYPLAERRARVLTYTADRLTFTPDPPAYYGAVTFDGGGRITMDFADVDEAGVEVGMPMRMMFRVKAVDQTRQFTKYFWKAVPDYLPADADLGRGEN; encoded by the coding sequence ATGCCCGGAATATTGGCCTTCGGCGCCTATGTGCCGCGATTGCGCCTGCAGCGAAGCGCGGTGGTGGGCGCACATAGCTGGTTCAACCCCGGACTGAAGGGGCTCGGGGCGGGCGAACGTTCGATGTGCGCTTGGGACGAGGATACGATCACCATGGGGGTGGAAGCATCCCGTGATTGCCTGAACGGCATAGACAGGACATGCGTGGCCAAGGTCGTGCTGGCGTCTACCTCGCATCCGTTCTCGGATCGGCAGAACAGCGTCGTCCTCAAGGAGGCGCTGAACCTGCCCGATACGGTGGGTGCGATCGATGTGAGCGGCAGCCAGCGTGCGGCCACGTCCGCTTTGCTGGATGGTCTTCACGCGGTGGCCGGCGGCGCCGGGGAGACGCTGTGCGTTGCGTCCGAGAAGCGGCGGGCACGGCCTGGAAGCGAGCTTGAACTGATCGCCGGGGACGGTGCCGCGGCGCTGCTGCTGGGGCCGGGGGACGGGGTGGCCGCTTTTGTTGGGGCGGCTTCCACGGCGGTCGATTTTGTCGACCATTTCCGCGCGGCCGGTGCTGACGCCGATTACGACTGGGAATCGCGCTGGATCCGCGACGAGGGTTATGCCCGCATCATTCCAAAGACGGTAGCTGAGGCGCTTGCACGGGCCGGGCTGGAAGCGAGCGATGTCGATCATTTCGTCATGGGCGCGCCGATGAAAGGTGTGAATGCGGTGGTTGCCAAATCCTGCGGAATGCGCAGCGAAGCGGTTTGCGATCCGCTTGCGTCGGTGATGGGTGAGGCCGGGACGGCGCAGCCGTTGATCCTGCTGGCACGAGCGCTGGAAACGGCAGCGGCCGGCGAAATCATTCTGGTGGTGGGATTCGGGCAAGGCTGCGATGCGCTGCTGTTCCGCGCGACCGGCAAGGCGGACCAGCCGCCAGCGATGGGCGTGTCTGGCTGGATAGCGCGCCGGGCCATGGAAACGAATTATTTCAAATATCTGACGTTTAACGGCCATCTTCTGCTGGAACGCGGCATGAGAGCTGAGTTTGACCAGAAGACGGCGCTGACCGCGCTTTACCGGAACCGCAAGGCGGTGCTGGCTCTGGTCGGCGGCCGCTGCACCGAGACGGGCACCGTGCAATTTCCCAAATCGGCGGTCAGCGTGGCACAGGATGTCCGCGCAGTGCTGACTCAGGAGGATTATCCGCTAGCGGAGCGTCGGGCCCGCGTCCTCACCTATACGGCCGATCGCCTGACCTTCACGCCCGATCCCCCCGCCTATTATGGCGCAGTGACCTTCGACGGGGGAGGGCGCATCACCATGGATTTCGCAGACGTGGACGAAGCGGGGGTCGAGGTTGGGATGCCGATGCGGATGATGTTCCGCGTCAAGGCGGTCGACCAGACCCGCCAATTCACCAAATATTTCTGGAAAGCCGTGCCGGATTATCTGCCGGCGGACGCCGACCTGGGCCGGGGAGAAAACTGA
- a CDS encoding acetyl-CoA acetyltransferase — protein sequence MASGIRDKVAILGMGCARFGERWDVDSDGLMVEAFEEALLDAGIETKQIEAAWFGVGFDLINVGPSGIPLGIALRLPNIAVTKVENYCASGTESFRGAVYAVASGACDIALAMGAEKLKDTGYGGLPVRTRGTMWDMTGIVGSAPGNFAQLASAYRAKHGMAAEDLKRAIAHVSVKSHANGAKNPKAHLRKPITEEQAINAPMIAEPLGLFDCCGVSDGAACAIVTTPEIARSLGKKDLVTVKALQLAVSNGWELQGAGWDGSYFHTTRIAAKKAYAEAGISDPRQQISLTEVHDCFSITELVTMEDLGLSEEGGAVRDVLDGMFDADGKVPCQIDGGLKCFGHPIGASGLRMIYEHYLQLQGRAGERQRAQPPVFGLSHNLGGMPNQNVAAVAIVGLEGA from the coding sequence ATGGCCAGCGGAATTCGCGACAAGGTCGCCATATTGGGCATGGGCTGCGCCCGCTTCGGCGAGCGATGGGACGTCGATTCCGACGGGCTGATGGTGGAAGCCTTCGAAGAGGCTCTGCTGGACGCAGGCATCGAAACGAAGCAGATCGAAGCGGCCTGGTTCGGGGTCGGCTTCGACCTCATCAATGTCGGGCCTAGCGGCATTCCGCTGGGCATCGCGCTCCGGCTGCCGAATATCGCCGTAACCAAGGTCGAGAATTATTGCGCGTCGGGCACCGAATCCTTCCGGGGGGCCGTCTATGCCGTGGCCAGCGGGGCCTGCGACATCGCGCTGGCGATGGGAGCCGAAAAGCTGAAGGACACGGGCTATGGCGGCCTGCCGGTCCGTACCCGTGGGACCATGTGGGACATGACCGGCATCGTCGGCTCCGCCCCGGGCAACTTCGCCCAGCTCGCCTCCGCCTATCGCGCCAAGCATGGCATGGCGGCAGAGGATCTGAAGCGTGCCATCGCCCATGTCTCGGTCAAGAGCCATGCCAACGGAGCGAAGAATCCCAAGGCCCATCTGCGCAAGCCGATCACCGAGGAGCAGGCGATCAACGCACCGATGATCGCCGAGCCGCTGGGCCTGTTCGACTGCTGCGGCGTGTCGGACGGTGCCGCTTGCGCCATCGTCACCACGCCGGAGATCGCCCGTAGCCTGGGCAAGAAGGATCTGGTGACCGTGAAGGCTTTGCAACTCGCCGTGTCCAACGGCTGGGAACTTCAGGGCGCAGGATGGGACGGCAGCTATTTCCACACCACCCGTATCGCCGCGAAGAAGGCCTATGCTGAAGCCGGCATCAGCGATCCGCGGCAGCAGATTTCGCTCACCGAGGTGCATGACTGCTTCTCGATCACCGAATTGGTGACGATGGAGGATCTCGGGCTGAGCGAGGAGGGTGGAGCTGTTCGTGACGTGCTGGACGGTATGTTCGACGCCGACGGCAAGGTGCCTTGTCAGATCGACGGCGGGCTCAAATGTTTCGGGCACCCGATCGGCGCTTCGGGTCTGCGGATGATCTACGAGCATTATCTGCAGCTGCAAGGCCGGGCGGGCGAGCGGCAGCGCGCGCAGCCTCCGGTATTCGGTCTTTCACACAATCTGGGCGGTATGCCCAACCAGAATGTGGCGGCCGTCGCGATCGTCGGTCTCGAAGGGGCCTGA
- a CDS encoding IclR family transcriptional regulator, whose amino-acid sequence MGADIEEREKAAQRRVGSVKAAISILRHLEKTGSAMGVNALARALDISPSSCFLLLKTLADEQFLDFNPATKHYSLGPGAIALGRSAIDPAGSFALARTKLEEVAAAHDVTVCLWRLRLSEQLIAVGVAESVATTRIHITTGHRLPIAAGAAGRCALAFSKSDAQSIVARMASVRWANTPDLETYMHDLEKTRERGWAIDEGDFLHGVTTVAAPVLNKQGLPELCLAATMFNGQHDSARQQLIAKSLQEVGSWLSERMFLASP is encoded by the coding sequence ATGGGCGCAGACATCGAAGAGCGGGAAAAAGCGGCACAGCGGCGTGTCGGCTCGGTAAAGGCCGCGATCTCCATTCTACGACATCTTGAAAAAACAGGTTCGGCCATGGGTGTAAACGCGCTTGCGCGGGCACTTGATATCAGCCCCAGTTCCTGTTTCCTTCTGTTGAAAACACTTGCGGACGAGCAATTCCTGGATTTCAACCCCGCCACCAAACATTACAGCCTTGGCCCAGGAGCCATAGCGCTCGGACGCAGCGCGATCGATCCGGCCGGCTCCTTCGCACTGGCTAGGACGAAACTCGAGGAAGTCGCGGCCGCTCACGATGTAACGGTTTGCCTGTGGCGCTTGCGCTTGTCGGAGCAGCTAATTGCCGTCGGGGTGGCAGAAAGCGTCGCCACTACCCGAATCCACATCACCACGGGGCATCGCCTTCCGATCGCGGCGGGTGCCGCTGGCCGGTGTGCCCTGGCATTCTCGAAAAGCGATGCTCAATCGATCGTCGCGCGAATGGCATCGGTCCGTTGGGCCAACACCCCCGATCTCGAAACCTACATGCACGACCTCGAAAAAACCCGGGAGCGGGGATGGGCGATCGACGAGGGCGATTTCCTTCATGGGGTCACGACGGTCGCCGCCCCCGTCCTCAACAAGCAGGGTTTGCCGGAACTGTGCCTGGCAGCGACGATGTTCAACGGGCAGCACGACAGCGCACGCCAGCAATTAATCGCGAAAAGCCTGCAGGAGGTGGGGAGTTGGCTGTCCGAGCGCATGTTCCTCGCTTCACCCTGA
- a CDS encoding Zn-dependent alcohol dehydrogenase yields the protein MKAAVLREVRQPLQIEQVTIGKPGPREVLIRTVAAGVCHTDLHYIEGAYRHPLPVILGHESAGIIEQVGSEVRTVKPGDHVITCPSAFCGHCEHCLTGHMSLCINPETKRPKGAEPRLAKEGERMNQFVHLSSFAEQMLVHEHACVAIDRDMPLDRASLIGCAVITGVGAVFHTAKVRPGETVAVIGCGGVGLAVVNGAAIAGAGRIIAIDMLDSKLELARRFGATDIINAGEGDTVARVLELTRGGVHHSFEAIGLKTTTEQAFQMLARGGTANVLGMIPVGTKIELHGVDFLGEKRIQGSIMGSNRFPVDMPRLVDFYMNGKLNLDDLISRRIKLEGINEAFAEMKTGGVARSVIMFDS from the coding sequence ATGAAGGCCGCCGTCCTGCGAGAGGTCCGCCAGCCGTTGCAGATCGAACAAGTGACGATCGGCAAGCCCGGCCCGCGCGAGGTTCTGATCCGCACCGTCGCGGCGGGGGTATGCCACACCGACCTGCATTACATCGAAGGCGCCTATCGCCACCCTCTGCCGGTGATCCTGGGCCACGAAAGCGCTGGCATCATCGAGCAGGTCGGATCGGAGGTCCGCACGGTCAAGCCAGGTGATCATGTCATCACCTGCCCCTCGGCCTTTTGCGGGCATTGCGAGCATTGCCTGACGGGCCACATGTCGCTGTGCATCAATCCCGAGACCAAGCGCCCCAAGGGCGCCGAACCGAGGCTAGCGAAAGAGGGCGAACGAATGAATCAGTTCGTGCATCTCTCCTCCTTCGCCGAACAAATGCTGGTCCATGAACATGCCTGCGTGGCGATCGACAGGGACATGCCGCTCGATCGCGCCTCGCTGATAGGATGCGCGGTGATAACGGGCGTCGGCGCGGTGTTCCATACCGCGAAGGTGAGACCCGGGGAAACCGTCGCGGTGATCGGTTGTGGCGGCGTGGGACTCGCCGTCGTCAACGGTGCGGCGATCGCCGGCGCAGGACGCATCATTGCCATCGACATGCTCGATTCGAAGCTGGAGCTGGCCCGGCGGTTCGGCGCGACCGACATCATCAACGCCGGCGAGGGCGACACCGTTGCGAGGGTTCTCGAACTGACACGCGGCGGCGTTCATCACAGCTTCGAGGCGATCGGCCTGAAGACCACGACCGAGCAGGCTTTCCAGATGCTGGCTCGCGGCGGCACCGCCAATGTTCTTGGCATGATTCCGGTCGGGACCAAGATCGAGCTTCACGGCGTCGACTTCTTGGGTGAGAAGCGCATCCAGGGCTCCATCATGGGTTCGAACCGCTTTCCGGTCGATATGCCTCGGCTGGTGGACTTCTATATGAATGGGAAGTTGAATCTGGACGATCTGATTTCCCGGCGGATCAAACTGGAAGGCATCAACGAAGCCTTCGCGGAAATGAAGACAGGCGGGGTGGCCCGTTCGGTGATCATGTTTGATTCCTAG